The following coding sequences lie in one Kribbella sp. NBC_00709 genomic window:
- a CDS encoding TadE/TadG family type IV pilus assembly protein has protein sequence MIRPRDERGAAVVDFVLVSMLVVPLFLGILQVGLFLYVRNTVTAAASEGAQYAAVLNRQPADGEARTRELIGGVVRDQLIDSVSAEETDIDGQPGVEVTVHAHMPPLGLWGPGISFSVEGHAVKETGE, from the coding sequence GACTTCGTCCTGGTCTCGATGCTCGTGGTGCCGCTGTTCCTCGGGATCCTGCAGGTCGGCCTGTTCCTGTACGTGCGCAACACCGTGACCGCCGCGGCCTCCGAGGGCGCGCAGTACGCGGCCGTGCTCAACCGGCAGCCGGCCGACGGCGAGGCGCGCACCCGCGAGCTGATCGGCGGCGTCGTGCGGGACCAGTTGATCGACTCGGTGTCAGCGGAGGAGACCGACATCGACGGGCAGCCCGGGGTCGAGGTCACCGTCCATGCGCACATGCCGCCGCTCGGGCTGTGGGGACCAGGTATCTCGTTCAGCGTCGAAGGGCACGCGGTCAAGGAGACCGGCGAATGA